In Sinobacterium caligoides, the sequence CCTATAGCACCCACATAGCTCAGCACCATCGAGCCTAGTAGCATGCTGTATACCAACGGCATGACAGCATCAAGTGGCAAATAGAGCATTAATGCCAACAGGGGCGCAAACAAAGTGATCGGCAGGCCTGTAATCAACCAGTGCGACAAGACCTTCGCCATAACCAACAAGTACAGCGGTTGAGGCGCTAACAAAAGATGCTCCAGTGTGCCGTCGTCATAGTCACTGCGAAACAAGCTATCCATCGATAGCAAACAAGCCAACAGTGCCGCCACCCAAACGACACCCGGCGCCAACTCTGCGAGAACCTTGCGCTCGGGGCTTACACCAAGAGGAAACAAGGCGATAATAATCAAAAAGAATATCAGTGGGTTAAATATATCTGAGCGACGGCGATAGGCTAAAGAGAGATCTCTTTTCAATACGCCAAAAAAAGCGCTACCAAGACTAGGCAAAGTATCAGGGCTAAGCACCTTCATAGTGATCCCCCCAACTTTAATGCCGTAACTTGGCGGCTTATATCAAGCTGGTGGTGCGTTGTCAGCACGACCGCACCACCACGCTCAGCATGTCCGGCAATAAACTGCTCGAGCTCCGCCACCCCCTGC encodes:
- the ccmB gene encoding heme exporter protein CcmB, coding for MKVLSPDTLPSLGSAFFGVLKRDLSLAYRRRSDIFNPLIFFLIIIALFPLGVSPERKVLAELAPGVVWVAALLACLLSMDSLFRSDYDDGTLEHLLLAPQPLYLLVMAKVLSHWLITGLPITLFAPLLALMLYLPLDAVMPLVYSMLLGSMVLSYVGAIGAALTVGLRRGGILISLIVLPLYTPVLIFGAGAVTSAASSHEYAGHLAILGALLAGSVTLAPFAIAGALRISVEG